Proteins from one Sphaeramia orbicularis chromosome 17, fSphaOr1.1, whole genome shotgun sequence genomic window:
- the LOC115437287 gene encoding LOW QUALITY PROTEIN: WD repeat-containing protein 78-like (The sequence of the model RefSeq protein was modified relative to this genomic sequence to represent the inferred CDS: inserted 1 base in 1 codon; deleted 1 base in 1 codon), producing the protein MSTAIGKDDRKKKRTLVLRPSSRAVNISGSHGFNQSTKHTTSILGSSSRRSFSLGAGSKVLDKSTVQTPRQAVRVFDEEDNDVTPQPLYQADPGSVQAKASRFFLDEISGGSTSDQTITSASFSMPFSRSVLGSSRFSSQSTIESINEEMEDTFPKRDMPVNLPDVQGKRVAVKEQVTENMLNAVIDIYLSETDCISLLDIPSTSVSVEADNADTITERNKQYAEICKNMVGNEKYVDRSIQTLNDALKHKQVQSDSIVMVDAGTFVSTWEMYDTVSGPEPDESVSDSETKKADIPEAAVDSSRAAEKSVSMGSTTSTGSVTSSMKDVEAFGNSLNAEADLQXIMLSERFQQNLLATERSIVGNVFQPKLAAYRQLLVLDNPDRSLNSEAVEQKTEGSENSPALEYLWTFSCELSRGRSVSSMTWNKKNPDLLAVGYGDSESSDQKPGLCCWSLKNPTWPERFFHCDSAVTTLDFSTNNPSHLAVGMHNGTIAVYNVQSQNNQTDVINSSECPNKHMDPVWQKWTLEELSLTGEDKVESLYSVAADGRVSKWFVSDTGLDCTDVMKLKRIHDSKLKAAGNKTEKKTESVVSALTPGLCFDFHPTDSNIYLVGTWEGLIHKCSCSNSQQFMETYKKHFCPVSCIAWCPLSPSLFLSCSSDWTIQLWKQDQFAPVLGFTSTQKAVCDIKWSPKWATVFGVVNVGQLEIWDLKSSIMDPLIVESAVPPVNMKCLLFASHTDCLVVGDSVGQVTVYLLKNMRIGKGSQADVLEAVIQSATSRF; encoded by the exons GTGTTTGATGAAGAGGACAATGACGTCACTCCCCAGCCTTTGTATCAGGCTGATCCAGGGTCAGTTCAGGCCAAAGCCAGCAggttttttttggatgaaatATCCGGTGGATCAACGTCTGACCAGACCATAACTTCAGCCAGCTTTAGTATGCCCTTCTCCAG GTCAGTTCTGGGCAGCAGCAGATTCTCCAGCCAGTCCACAATCGAGTCAATCAATGAGGAGATGGAGGATACGTTTCCCAAACGGGACATGCCCGTCAACCTCCCAG ATGTGCAGGGGAAAAGAGTCGCAGTGAAAGAACAGGTGACAGAAAACATGTTGAATGCGGTTATAGATATTTATCTCTCAGAGACAGACTGTATTTCACTGCTGGACATCCCCAGTACCTCTGTGTCCGTTGAAGCCGATAATGCAGACACCATTAC GGAGAGAAACAAACAATATGCTGAGATTTGCAAGAACATGGTGGGAAATGAGAAGTATGTGGATCGATCGATACAGACTCTGAACGatgcactaaaacacaaacaggTCCAGAGCGACAGTATCGTCATGGTGGACGCAG GTACATTTGTTAGCACCTGGGAAATGTATGACACCGTATCTGGGCCTGAACCTGATGAATCAGTGTCCGACTCTGAAACCAAGAAGGCTGACATTCCTGAGGCAGCTGTGGACTCCAGCAGAGCTGCAGAGAAGAGTGTCTCAATGGGCAGCACAACCAGCACAG GAAGTGTGACTAGCTCAATGAAAGATGTGGAGGCGTTTGGCAACAGTTTAAATGCAGAGGCAGACCTCC TGATCATGCTGTCAGAGAGATTCCAGCAGAACCTATTAGCAACGGAGAGGAGCATTGTGGGAAATGTTTTCCAACCAAAGCTGGCTGCGTACCGACAGCTACTGGTGTTAGACA ACCCTGATCGTTCGCTGAATTCTGAGGCTGTGGAGCAGAAAACTGAAGGTTCAGAAAACTCTCCAGCTCTGGAGTATCTGTGGACTTTCAGCTGTGAACTAAGCAGAGGACGCAGTGTCAGCAGCATGACCTGGAACAAGAAGAACCCG GACCTCCTGGCAGTGGGTTACGGAGACTCGGAGTCCAGTGATCAAAAACCTGGACTCTGCTGCTGGTCCCTCAAAAATCCCACA TGGCCTGAGCGATTCTTCCACTGTGACAGCGCTGTGACTACTCTGGATTTCTCCACAAACAACCCCAGTCATCTGGCTGTGGGGATGCACAATGGCACCATAGCTGTCTACAATGTGCAGAGTCAAAATAATCAAACCGATGTCATCAACAGCAG TGAGTGTCCAAACAAGCACATGGACCCA GTTTGGCAGAAGTGGACTCTTGAAGAGTTGAGTTTAACAGGAGAGGATAAAGTGGAGAGCCTTTACTCTGTGGCTGCAGATGGAAGAGTCAGCAAATGGTTTGTGTCTGACACTGGCCTGGACTGCACAG ATGTGATGAAGCTCAAGAGGATTCATGACAGTAAGCTGAAAGCAGCAGGAAataaaacagagaagaagacagAAAGTGTTGTGTCAGCTCTGACTCCTGGCCTTTGTTTTGACTTCCACCCAACA GACTCCAACATCTATCTGGTGGGGACATGGGAGGGTCTGATCCACAAGTGCTCCTGTTCCAACAGTCAACAGTTCATGGAGACTTACAAGAAGCACTTT TGTCCTGTGAGCTGTATCGCCTGGTGTCCACTCAGCCCCAGTTTGTTCCTGAGCTGCTCTTCTGACTGGACCATCCAGCTGTGGAAACAGGACCAGTTTGCCCCTGTTTTAGGTTTCACCTCCACCCAGAAGGCTGTGTGCGACATCAAATGGTCCCCGAAGTGGGCTACGGTGTTTGGAGTTGTTAATGTGGGTCAGCTGGAGATCTGGGACCTGAAGTCCAGCAT TATGGACCCACTCATTGTGGAGTCTGCTGTCCCTCCTGTGAACATGAAGTGCCTGCTGTTCGCCTCCCACACGGACTGTCTCGTGGTTGGAGACAGCGTTGGACAAGTGACCGTCTATCTGCTGAAGAACATGAGGATAGGAAAGGGCAGCCAG GCAGATGTTTTGGAAGCTGTCATCCAATCTGCAACATCAAGATTCTAG